From the Oryzias melastigma strain HK-1 linkage group LG13, ASM292280v2, whole genome shotgun sequence genome, the window NNNNNNNNNNNNNNNNNNNNNNNNNNNNNNNNNNNNNNNNNNNNNNNNNNNNNNNNNNNNNNNNNNNNNNNNNNNNNNNNNNNNNNNNNNNNNNNNNNNNNNNNNNNNNNNNNNNNNNNNNNNNNNNNNNNNNNNNNNNNNNNNNNNNNNNNNNNNNNNNNNNNNNNNNNNNNNNNNNNNNNNNNNNNNNNNNNNNNNNNNNNNNNNNNNNNNNNNNNNNNNNNNNNNNNNNNNNNNNNNNNNNNNNNNNNNNNNNNNNNNNNNNNNNNNNNNNNNNNNNNNNNNNNNNNNNNNNNNNNNNNNNNNNNNNNNNNNNNNNNNNNNNNNNNNNNNNNNNNNNNNNNNNNNNNNNNNNNNNNNNNNNNNNNNNNNNNNNNNNNNNNNNNNNNNNNNNNNNNNNNNNNNNNNNNNNNNNNNNNNNNNNNNNNNNNNNNNNNNNNNNNNNNNNNNNNNNNNNNNNNNNNGACAAGCTGCCTTAGTCACAACCCTACGGGGGAGTGTGGACAGGTCGTAGCAACATTTAAACAACCCATGatggtgaagtaggtgagacgcagacatgtcatatgatttttttttattttttccagcttccccaaaccatttttaatcagttttcaTTGGCATTTTATGGACACTCCTCGGGCGTGCAGCATTTGAGCATGCTCAGTAAGGGGACAGTACATGCGCACTATGTGGGGCTTTAGGGCACCGAACAACTCTGTATATCATATCTGTATATCATAAGTGTGTTTAGCTTACATTATCTTTACAATAATACTCCCACAACAACCCATTTTCCTGACATCCCTCCAGGTGGCCTCCAGGGAACTAAAAGACACAGCTCTGCTCCTCTGAACGACCTTCCAcgggcccggacaacccaaaaatctgCAACCCCTGTATGGCTGCATGTGTCTAAGACATAATATTTCCACTTTCACCTGCAAGAGGACTTCCTCGGGTGCTAAGTTCAGACAAATCTGGCACGGTGTAATAGATGCAAAAAGGGTAAAAGTAAAATCTTCCATAACACAACCctaaatgattatttaaacaaattaagCTTATGCTGAATAATTAAGAAGTTTGAGAGAATACCTTTTAGGTTCAAGTATTTAAGGGCAATAAATAACTCACCATTTTGACATACGGCTTCATTTCCCAGGCTTCAAGGTTTGTGTTATCAATAATGACGGGAGACCTGCCGTCGCACAAGGCATCTCttgcttaaattaaaataaacaagtacAGTAagaaaagacattaaaatgaATACATAGTTTTCTTTAACCTGGAAGAGCATTTCCAGAGACAGTACCTCTGCTGTGGTTCCACTCATGCGCCGCTCCAAGAAGTTGTGGGTCGTAGCGGTAGTTGTTTTTTTGAGCAAAGTAATCGTCTGTGCTCAGAATGATCCCACTGGGACCACTGGAGAGCAGCTctctgaaaaatgtatttaaaaatgaagttacTTTTAATGACAAAACCCCTGAAGTTGGCATGAAAATATGTCATTCTACCTGGCCATTGTTGATTTCCCAGATCCTGGTAATCCTCTCATTAAAATCAGCACCAGGAGAGGCCTGTGAGCATCGCTGTGGGGTGGGGAGGAATGCCGTCGTTCCCACTCTTCGTTTTCTGAATCATACGTTGACCACTCTTGCCTATTCTCATCAACTTCTGGATGTGAGCGATAACAGTCTAAATGAAATCCTTGGGAGGGATGGGGGCAAACATTGGGAGGTGGAACGTTGGAAAAGGGAGGGAAATGAAGCTTGTTTGGATGGTGGCTCATCATATACGGACCATCTGAGGTAAGGCTGACGTAGGACGGGTTATTTGACCGATGAAAGGCTTCTGGTTGTTTGGTGTGATCGGGGAAAGGTGGCCTGTGAGACATGGGGAGATGACGTGGGGCGTCTGGTGGGTGAGGGTAATGCCACAGATTTTGGTCAGTGGAGGAAACGCCTCTCATCTCTGGCCTCTCTCTTGACCGCTGGTACGGTTCATTTCCATACCAGTGAAGTCTGGGTTTTTGTGAGTGTCGGCTGTTCTTCAGGTAGCCATCCATTTCTGTAGAATCTGTGGAGTTAACGTGTTTTTCTTGAGACTCCTTGAAGGTGGGTACTTCAGGAGGGATTTTTGCCTGACTTCCAGCCTCTCCATCAGGTACATCCGTCTTCTCCAGCTCCTTATAAAACTCATTCAGAGAGTCTTCAATATCACACTTGGCTGTAGATGATGGAGGAGGAAATGCTGGACCAATGAAGGCGGTGCTGGTGAATCCTACCTCCTTCAACACCCGGCTCCTCGCGTCTGTATCCGGACAACTGCTGTCATTGGTTCGCTTAGGGGGGTCCGTGGTGGAAACTTCAGTCTCAGACATCTGggtgacattaaaataaaacaaacgcAATTATTCTAAAACgaaacaatttaaaaccaaatgtatttacatttgtttagtTTCTGTTGGTATAAGTTACTCCAAAAAGACACTAAATGCTTGGAAATAAGCTAATATCGAAACTGaaaatttgtcttttaatgACCGAAGTGACACAGAAAGCAActacaaatattacaaaatagacattttaatgtttggaGAACTTActgtaaatattcaaaatggataaatgtaaaaaagcacaGTTTTAATTATAAACGCGGCATGCAGCGGCAACAGTTCAGGTCATTTCTGTTTACGGAAATGACGTTTCTTCTTCGTTTTGAGAGCGCCACTTACAGGTTGGGCTCGTGCGCCACCCGCAGGACACTCGAAGTAGTACAACTTGCctgaaatgatttgaataataataatgtaaacaaagtaagctctcagaaaaaatataactatatgtatcattttttaatgcaaagtaaacaaacaaaaataatttaaatttagaagtGTCTTGAAACCACTATTAGTTATTTCATAAAGTCAGAGATTTTGAGTCGTTTAACTAGTCATACCAAAAGGGGGCTAAAGATCATCAGTGTCACCTACATGTTGAAatcatagaatagaatagatctCCTATACAATCAATGACTGAAATCCAGTCATGAGCTGAaatagaaacatgttaaaagcaggGGGAGGTTGGGAAATGTAATTTCTTGGCAAGGCTCAGGACAGCAGCAGGACACAATGTAGTTAAACTGCAAGATTTATCTCTCACAAAGATTTGATATAATATTCCATGTTAGACacatgctttaaaataaaaataagacaaaataaataaatatccaaaAGGGAGTGAGAAGTAGAAGCGTTATAAATCATCACCCCTAAACCAAACTACTGAACCCACTATCTGTTATAGTCCTGCTCCCTCTCTAATAAGTAGACTTTCAATTTCAGATACCCATATACACATAGATAAATATACACTTAGAATTTAACATACATGGAACATTTGATACTCATTTGGTGAAAATAAACACTCATTTGGTTCCATTTAAATCCAATTCCCTAACACACTCAACTGGATCCCTGCTCTATTTGTTTTGTGAATGCACATATTTATcattaattgcattttaaatttattttataccTTTATATTCGAGCAGGCGTTCAGATATACAAAATTCTTTGTGTGCCTTGTGTAAAATTAATTTCCCTTTTCTCTgaaatctgtttcatttttatcatccattttgtgctgaaattgatttgaggaaaaaaataaatgacagaaattaCAGCTGACAGATGCACAACTGCTGCTTTTAGAAATGCAAACCAGTTTCAACACTTTAATGCATCAAATCTTCAGATAAAACAACAGATGCATAAACATCAGTCTTTATATTTACAGTTTGTACAGTTttatacatacatttaaaagcaGTTTCTAAATCCTGAGAACCTACATTAAGTCACTTGATACCCAGTGCCTGAGTATCAATCATAACCAGTTCTTCATCATTCACCCACTCATCTTCAACCACTGAGGGCTTTACAGTTTGGATCTTTTCAGTTTTGAACTGACTGGGGGGTCCAGACCTCCGAGGAGGGTTGAAGGTTTTTTTAACACATGGAGATGAAACAGAGCCCAGAACTGagagaggtggaggagagggGATGCGAGACAGATAGTCCAGAGCTCTTCTTCTTTTCAGGATTTTAGGGTCTTTTTTCGACAAAGGAGTTTCTGCTTGAGGGTTTTTACTGACAGGAGTGAAGGATGCCGGTTTCTGAAATGTAATCtgaatgaaaagcaaaaaaaaaataaataaataaaacatgaatgatGTTAATTAGTGCAGTAGTTTGGTAGTCCAGCAAGAACAAAGTCAAACTTGCCTTTGATTCGTCCTTTTTGTCAGATGATGAAGGCAGAGTTTGGAGCTTCACAGCCATCGGAGAGACCAAACCGAGGCCGCCAGATTTGATCAAATGAGATAGTTTCTCTTCAGCGTTTCCATGAAAGTTCTCGTCACgctgcaaacattaaaaaacagaaaaatattaacaGTTCATCTTAAACTTCTACAAGAGCACGaatctatggagagaaaatagactcacatCAATCAGTGCatttgtaattcttgattttgtGCAACTATGAATTTGTGcgtgtttaattcttgatttgtgcgtttAACTTTGTATTTAGCATTCATAATTCCTGATCTTTCTGTAACTTTGGATCTGTGTGCTTGTAATAGTTGATTTGTGCGttaaactttggatttgtgcatttgtaattcttgatttgtgcacttaactttggatttgtgaattcgtaattcttgatttgtgcactTTAGTTTGGATTTGTGCAGTCCtaattcttcattttgtttaactttggatttgtacgtttgtaattcttgatttgtgtacTTAACTTTGAATTTGCGCATGGGTAATTCTTCAGTTTtgtgtaactttgaatttgGATGTacgtaattttggatttgtgcactTAACTGTGGATTTATGttcgtaattcttgatttgtaactcatacaacacattttgtgtAGAAGAACaagaattacaaaataaaaaaaatgcaaaatacaatttatacacacaacttaaaattaaaacagcttgaaaTTAACTAAACacagaaatctttaaagatTTCAATTGAATCGCTTGTTaagcacacacaaaacatttaagtacaaatctgatgtgagattCTTTTCTCGTCTACAAGAGTcatgtgtaaatgatgcgtttaaatgttgctagaatgctgggtcatcagagttttccaATCAGCTTCTTTGAACtcagattgtgaaaaatatgtggtaaaatttggaaaaaagtatgaaaacgTCAAGTTTTCACCTGATATTATGAAGCggttgaaaagaaaactgatgacccagcattctagcagcatttaaacgcatcacttacacatgAATCTTGTAGACATGAAGAGTCTCACCTCAGAGCTGCGTGAAAATGCATTTGTGTAACAAGCAATTtgagtgtaatttttaaagatgtgtgtagttaatttcaagtttttgtaattgtgtccatgtgtaaattatatttaatattttttttaattttgcaatttttgtacttttgcacaaaatgtgTCCTATGTTACAAATCAAgaagagtgagtctattttctttccatagaAGTCCTCtgattttcctcatcagaggaTTTTAGACAAAAGTTACAACATTTTCTCCACAAAGTCCTCACAGATGTGATATTCTGTGAGGATTGGAGCGCAGAAAGTTCAGAAAGTTTGTGTCGTTTAACAACCATACCTGAATCCGATTCTTCAGGTGGCTGAGGGATTCCTGCAGGTGAGCTTCTTTGGGGTTTGTGGAGAAGACGGTCAGGTCTCCAGCGTACACAACAGGAGTGGGGAACATGGACTGACCTCTGAGCTGGAGGTTGCTCAGCGCCAACAGGACGCGCGGTTTGACCACGTCCTCCAGGCCGGTTTGAGACAAGCTGCTGAAGCAGCGAATTTTCACCAAGTTCAGCTTCCCGTCGGCCAAATAAAACGCAGGAGAGGAACCTGATTTCAGAACCAAAAATTATTATCCAGTAAGTACACATCAAAAAAGTCTTAAGTCAAGCACCAACCGTGTCCATCGATGACGCTGACGACGTATCCCGACAGATCCACCTCTCCACATAGAGGTCGGAAATCTGGATTCTGAAGACTCTCAAAGTCTGTGGAGACTCTTGGTTGGAAACGTTCTGACATCCATTCCTGTGAAGTCTGTGCAGTTAAgttaaaaatagatatttttaatgttcataTATACTGTATTCCATTTGTGTAGTAAGCCGTTTGCTTCAGTACCTGCAGAACCTGGAACTGGGTTTTCTTGGTTCCGGTGAGCTGAACACTTTCATGGCTGCTTCTCTTCTTTCCTTCTGCAGCAGCGAGGTTGTAAACTTTGAATCGACCACCTTCCTTCAATAGAGACTCGACGTCTGAGGAGGGCCGCCAGAGACTCAGCTGGTAAACTATAGGAGCAAAAAACAGAATGTACCGCAGCAGTGCTGAACgatgaacataaataaaaataaacataccgCAGCTGGGTGGGCCCAAAGAGTCAGCAACGCTGAGTCTCCACACCGGAGTCACATCTCTCTTTGGACATTTGATTTCTTGGTCTTCTTCCTCCAAAGCTCGGCGATATCGGTCCTGCAGCTCGGCCTGCTTCCTCTCCATCAGTGAGCGCTTGTAGGCTTGAAGAGTCTGCAGCTGTTGTTCACTTAAATGAGCCTATGGCACAGAAATAGtccattataaaaatatatttttatgagaaataaagGCAACAAACGGGAAAGTGAAGGTCACCTCCAGGTAAGCGGGGTCATCTCCCACGGCTGCATGCAGCTCCTCACCATCCTGCAAGTTTGCAACGTCCAGATTCTGCTTTCGTCGTTGAGATTTGGTTTtctctaaagaagaaaaacgttTGTAAAGGTTCTTCAACTTCAGGTTGGACTTGAATcgcactccaatcatctttagatctattttgACAGGAtttcaagtggtcttttaattaggattagaGCGTTGAACGTTAACGCGTTGACACacacgattaatcaaaaagaatttaaCACGTTAACGCAAATTATACATCACAAAGAAACAGTCTTCTGCTTTGCCTCGGTggttcagaattttttttaaggtttgtgattaattagttgcatttctttaagcgattcatttttttaggcaaaatcaaaaaaactttctgCAGTTCCTTAGAAATTTACTTCAAAGTTCCCCTCCAAATTGCTGAGAGTCTTCTGTTTACATGATCTCCCACTAgctaacagcccctcacaacccaaacctAAATATAGAAGTGCAacaaaatggagagcaatatcagagttatccaATTACATACAGACATTATtggatcaatttgtctgcaaGCTTTTGCATTATAATGGCGTGGAACAGCGATCTTGTAGCTTCTACTtcacacttacaagctttttcaaattcttctgcctctgttcctgattcacgacaattacaataaaaaacactcagaaatgttatttgaagcttaattttctttataaatatcctccatcatgagaacaatTCTAACATAACACaatgaaaaacataatttttatcgGAGTGcgttattaaaacattaaaatacaaaccTTTCTCCTCGTTTTCGAATTCGGTTTGGACTTTAGCGAACAGCACTTCCATTGCTTTGTGCTTCACTTCACTAAAGCGTCTGGCCTCTCTCTCTTCTGCTCGGGTCGTCCGGAACACGACGCCTCCGTCTGCTTTCCTCTCCATCCACTGGAAAATGGAACTCAAACTTATTCAAAGGGATTTTGCTTTTAGCTCTCATTACCAAAACATGCATATCAACGATGTCTAACCTGTATGGGGTAGCTTCTCAGTACAACAACGTCAGCACATCCTACCGGCCCTCCACGGCTGAACAGAGAAGCGATTGGAAGCAGGAACGGTCGAGGATCTTTGTGGAATCCCAGTTTGGTGTCCCATCGAGCCCTTCTGGTGCTGTTGGCGCAAATCTGAACACAACAAAGTTCTTCTTATGTGGTTGTTTTGTGAATCATTTCACAACTTCAAGCAGGCCTCATAAAGTACCTTCAACATGAGCGACTCGGGTGCTTCCAGAGGGGGACAAGCATCCTGCGACCCCACCAGCTGGGCTCCATGGATGATCAGTTTACCTCCAACAGGCAGGAGGCCCTTGTTCAGCATGGCAGTCAACGGCTGGTCCAGCTGGGCTTTGAGAGCGTACCATCCATCTGTCAGCCAAACCACTGCAGATGCTGGATCAGAACTTTCTGGAGTCCTGGAGCCGCTCGCTCCGCCTCCTTTGGAGACGATCCCACAAACGCAGAGGACGAGCGTTTTGGCCGCTGTGTCGTCCTTCTCCGTGATCTTCCTGAGAGCGGGCCGGCGACTGTGGTCGACCTCTACGTCATATCTATCAAAAACCAAAGCTTTAAATGGTTAAAGGTGAAGTCACAAAAGAGATTATGAATGACAGTTTTCAGTTAAAACtcgagaaaaagaaaatttaactCAAAGATCAAAAAGATTATGATCCATCAATAACTATGAGGATTATTcatgtagaaaatacagttttaaccAACAATTAACAACAAGCTTGACTAATCTTAACATAAAATAACGTTTTTGTTTCCACCTCatgaataaaaatgctacaatcaGTTCAATAAAAGCTCAAAGAATGGACTATGAGTGCAAGGGGTGAAAAACAACTACAGATCTGATCAtctgatcggaaatcggggcaaAGTTTCAGACTTAATCAAAAGCAGATGTATCTCGATCAGAGATTGGACatgtattttattcttattattattagagcttTATTCTTCAAGGTTATCATTATAGATAATTATTCTACTAGAAGTCTGCACATCCTGAACGAATCATAACATTTTAGTGCCTTAAAGTGGAGCAGAATAAGGCACTAGTTTAACTAATAActcttaataaatgtttaaaaatgacagcaagtgtctcttgTGTTTTATCTTAATTTAAACAGTGACCTacaaaggcatttcaacagaaaacaaGATTGGGTTTGGGTTACTTTTTAATGAGAATGGCTGAATAaaaaggcccaatctgaattcttcccttctgacttttgttgtagcatgacctttttaaagttgtaaaccGCTGTTACGTATAtttaagcgctggaagctctgcgctaacgctagcggactgGCGATTATTGTGACATCATCAAACGAAAGTGTTGTCCGagttatgagacactatttttcataactctccgtttggaggctaaatgaaggggaagggagaagggaagaattgggaTTGGGTCAGAGTGAGACGGCTAccaagggaccgtctacaaagtgcaatGTTAGGGAAAAcatccacaaaaaaaacccaatattgtctcaaaaacaatcaaaacactAATTGTTTAAACAAATATGAGCTACTTATGaataatcatcatcatcatcatattCATGCTGCAACAAATATTGTAAAAGAAAGACTTTAAGAGTTTTTAGGAATCTTTAATGGGGAAATGAATCGcatctgatcaaaaatgttcaacagttcTGAAGATACTTAAGCTacagtcactaaactttctcacttgactttcatctatttttactagttaattttaaactattattCCAAGTTAATAGTTGTAGCGTTTTTGCCTGATTGTTCAAGCTACTTCTCAAACGTgctcagtttcagtgttttttttaactaaaaaaaaggcttaaatctGGATTTGttgattaaatttttttttttttatgttttaaaactgaatcgCGACTCAATATTAGcagatactcaaaatcaaatgactcagaaTCAAATGGGgggcaaaaaatgatcaaggtGTCCTTAGAAACAACACAATGAGGTCCAATTTTCCATAAATACATCAACATGAAGCTTTCTATCACTAACCTGtacttcagctgcagcagaacctgCTCTGGAGTGAGACAGATGCCGCCCATCGCTTCTGGAAAGGATTTTTCCATGGAGGCCTGCTTCCAGACGATCCATCTGTAGTGATTGTATCCCCACGCTTCAGTGATCAGTTTAGGATCCACACCGGGAGTGTCACACAAAGCTCtaaggcaaaaacaaacaaacattcagaTTGGAATGACCAGACTGAGATTTAGTGTTACCATAACATCTGGATACCGAAAGAATTCCTCTTTTCCCGCTGTCCCGTCTTTGGTGGGAATCAACCAGCCTCCGTCTGCTAGCTTAACCCCACCTTCGTCAATGAAAGTGTCTCGTTTGAAGAAGTGCAGCAAACGGAAGCGAAAAGACTCGGCAGTTTCGCTTGTGATCCCTGAAACGTGTGCGTGGACGCCACGTCTGTAAAGCTGCAGAAGAAGCAGATGGATGAGGTGAGCTGAACTAACAGCTACATGAAGCTCAGCCGACATTAAAGCCTCACCTGTTCTGGAGGGCATCTTGTTGGGAGTTTCCCGTTCACTGCAGCTTTTAACGGGATCTTTGCCACGCCTGAGGTTTTGGTCAGAAACAGGCTGCCTTGAAGAGGCCGAATGTTCTGCCGCTTCTTCTTCCGGATCCGCATGTCCTGCATGTCCCGCGCGAGCTCGGAGTTCAGAAAAACCTGATGCTCGtctttcataaaacaaaaaaaaaatcattagtttTGTTAATATATGTCATCGAATGAGGTTAAGTCAAAACAAGTAACATACCTTTAGAAAATGCTTGATCAGGATGAGACATAAAACGGACCGATCCACCGTTGACATCAACGTTTGGATTTTTCGTATCATTAGAGTGAGTGTTGACAGTAGAAATGACATTGCTGGGTTCTTGGGCGTTTTTAGAGGAGGGAACATAAGCGCTGCTGTTAGATTCTGTTACAGGAGAAAGCTTGTTTGTATTCTGGTCTGTTTTCCCCTGTAAgacagttctttgttttttgaacGGTGGAGCAAACACAGGCGTTCTCGTGGTTAGTTGAGGCACCGACGTCTTGCTGGTTTCAGAGTTGGCATTTTTATAAAACGGAGGAATAAACGGGCTCATTTTGGAACCAGCTGATCTGCTGTTGTCTGGTGTTGAATGTTgtactgttgttgttgttttggtttttccGTTGCTGTTCAAATAAAGCAGAAATTAGACAAAGAAGTTAAAATTTTCAGCCAGTTTTAAGATCATTTGAATTCTGATTTATAACCGTatgtacaaagaaaatgaacGTGTCTAGACTAGCAAACATACATGCAAACAGTAAATAGTCCAAGAACGagccaaaataataaaccaGAATGTAGCACTTGAAAATGTTAGCAATCATACACCGTCATTGTTGTTCTGTTATTattaaacagaacattttgtgtCAGCAAACtatgccagaaaaaaaaacacagaccaAACTATCATCCTCTTCACATGGTAAGAAATGGATAGGAAGCAACAAGAGGTGATCCGGCACCTGAATCACCTCTGACTTGATTCGACTGTCCAGTTCCCCATTGTGCCAAGTTGAGATGTCTTTTTGCGAACCATGTTGTTTGCTTTATAGGTATTTCCATTCCTATTCAAGTACCacatttaatctaaaatttttagccattttctcataaatttacactTTCCTATTTTCCTGCTCTGATGGGCAGGAGCTAATTAGCATTAGCTAGCAGAGGTTAAATGATCAGTTCCATATGACAACTCAATCaagaaatgcaatgtttttttagtaacaGGAAGTCAGTGCgtctgtgagaaaaaaatgtatttcatgcTTCAAAAGGGACCAATTTAGTTTTACAAAACTGGACAACTAGATAtgaaaattgaaactgaaacaaAGGAATTACCTGTGAGGCTTTGTGATGTTTGGATAAAGACTTGTACTGTACTTGAAAActcctctgtccttcattaaacctgaaaagcaaaaacaaaataaaccaatttcaACCACTTAGgcttaaaataaatgacaagaAGAAGATTAAAACCTGGTACCTATTCTGGTACCTATTTTAAGGTTCAGCATAGTTTCTTC encodes:
- the n4bp2l2 gene encoding NEDD4-binding protein 2-like 2 (The sequence of the model RefSeq protein was modified relative to this genomic sequence to represent the inferred CDS: added 10 bases not found in genome assembly), translated to MSETEVSTTDPPKRTNDSSCPDTDARSRVLKEVGFTSTAFIGPAFPPPSSTAKCDIEDSLNEFYKELEKTDVPDGEAGSQAKIPPEVPTFKESQEKHVNSTDSTEMDGYLKNSRHSQKPRLHWYGNEPYQRSRERPEMRGVSSTDQNLWHYPHPPDAPRHLPMSHRPPFPDHTKQPEAFHRSNNPSYVSLTSDGPYMMSHHPNKLHFPPFSNVPPPNVCPHPSQGFHLDCYRSHPEVDENRQEWSTYDSENEEWERRHSSPPHSDAHRPLLVLILMRGLPGSGKSTMARELLSSGPSGIILSTDDYFAQKNNYRYDPQLLGAAHEWNHSRARDALCDGRSPVIIDNTNLEAWEMKPYVKMALEKGYKVDFCEPDTSWKFDPYELEKRNKHGVNREKIAQMMDRFCFPISIDIVMNSQEPPHVLQRRPPEQMRRRR